The nucleotide window AAAACCTGAGTGGGGGCGGGCTTGTCCACTCCCTTTGCGACCGCGGAGCGGAGGAATTGGAGAGCGTCTGTAAGTTTGTCCAAGCCGTAGTAGAGATTGGCAATCTGGATATCCAACGCCGAGTTCTTGGGGAACTGCTTGCTGGCTTCCTTGAGCGTATCGATCGCCTTTTGGTCCTTCTTGATCTCTTGATACGACTGCGCGAGGAGCTGCCAATTTTGTTCGGTGGATTCGATTCCGCCTGTGCGGATGTTCGCTTCCATGAGATCGATGGCGGCGTCGTGCTGGCCCGTGTTGATCAGAAGACCCACCATGTAATAATTGTCCTTGGGCGTATTGAGGAGACCGATCTTCTGAGCGCGTTCAAAACTTAGGATGGCGTGGAGGTAGGCCTCGTTGCGCGAAGCCTCATCCTTGGTCTTTTCAGCGATAATGATGTAGGTATTGGCGAGCTGGCTCCAGTAGGTTTTGTTGTTCGGGTAGAGCTTGACCATCAACTCGAGGTACTCGGCACTTTCCGCAAGACGGTCCATCTGTTGCAGGGCGGCGACGAGCAGCAGGAGGGCGTGTTCCTTGGGCTTGATCGCCAGCTGGAGGGCCTTTTGGCAAAGGTCAGCGGTTTCCTTCATCAATGCCTTGTCGAAGTTTTCACCACCTGCCGACGCGGCCTTCGAATAGATGGCCTGTGCTGCAAAATAAACGCCGTCTTGGTTAAGCTTGGTGGCCTTGTTCATCCACTGCTTCGAGTACTCAAACGCTTCGCCCCAATTCTTCTGCTGGGTGGCGGCGTCTTTAGACTCACTGGCAATCTGGCCATAGATCTGGGCGACCGTGAAGGTGAGTTCCACGTTCTGGGCCTTGGTGAAGTAGCCGTGTTTGTTCGACAGTTCGAGGGCGGTCTTGAACGGCTCGAGAGAGCCTGCAACATCCTTCAGTTGGATGTGGCAGACGGCCTGCATCTGGCACATGTAGGCGTAGTCGAAGGACTCGGGCTTGAAGCGCGCCCGGTACTTTTTGGCTTCGGCGAGCGCTTTTTCGAAATTGTTTTCTTCGAAGAGCTTCGCAATGGCTTGAATGGCTTCGGAGCCTTCATCGCTCGGCTGGTTCTTCTCCTCGGATTGCGAGAACGCAATCGCCGGAAGCACGCAGGCGAGCAACGCGGCCAGGCCGAGTCGCCGAAAACGTTGGAAAGCGGAGGTGAACACGGAGATGGACATGATTAATCGTCGCCGAGGTTGAACTGGATGGCGCGTGCGGCGCGGACCTTCACGGCTTTGCCGCCTTTCTTGCCAGGGCGGAATTTCCACTTGAGCACGGCCTGGACGGCAGGCTGCTCGAACTCGCGGTGGGTGGACTTGGTCGGCCAGGCGTCGATGACGGTGCCATTTTGGTCGATAATGAATTCGACGTTCACGCTCCCGGTGATTCCCGAGCGCTTGAGGTCGTAAGGATAGGTGGGCTTTGCCTGGCCCGGTCGATCTTGGGGCTGCTGGTCGAGGTCTTTTACGTTGAAGACGTCGGCCATGTTGCGGGCAACAGCTCCGGTCGCGGGAGGACCCTTGGGAACGGACATCGTCTTGCTGATGTTTACGTTCGGGGGGGGAGGGGGCTGGAGGGTCTGCGTAAAGGAGTCAAAGGTCACGGCCTGCGGGGCATCCACCAGTGAGGGCGGAGCAAACGAGGAGGTCTCGACCTGTTGGTTGGACTCGTTGGCGATGTCCGACTCAATCTCCTCAGGCTCGATCTCCGGGGGAGGTTGGAACGAGAGGACCATTTCGTCTCCTTCGTCCTCGACGACCTTCTTCTTGCCTGGCTTGAAAAATTCTCCGCCAAAGCCGATGCCGCCGTGGATGAGGAGGGAAACGATAAAACCGATGATGAGATCGCGCTTCATGGGTGGATGATTAGCGGCCGCTGGCGCGGTAGATTGTTTCGATTGAGACTTTGTCGATGCCTGCCTGCCGTACCTTGTCGAGTGCTTCGACCAGGGCGCCGAAATTGGCTCGATCGTCACCGGAGAGGAGAACGCGCGCGTCTTTCGCGGAACTCTTGTACTGGATCAGGCGGGGAAGGACTTCGGTCATGCCAATGGCTTCCTTATTCCAATAGACCGAGTCGCCGTCCGTCACCTGGATCACCACGGGATCTTCGTTGACCGCATTTGGGTCAGGCGGGGCGGCAACCGGTAGATTGACCGGAAGAGAGGAGATCTTGTTCAACGAAAGCGTGAACAAAACGAAGGTTGCGAGGAGGAAGAAGACGACGTCGATCAGCGGAATGATCTCGATACGTGCCTTCTTCTTCCCGTCTTGAGCTTGTGCAGCGCCGCCACCGGCCATAGTAGTAAGTGTAAAGGGTTGCGGTTGAGAAATTAGCGTCCCGGAGTCGTCACGGCCCGGGTTTCAATCTTGACCTTCTTAATGCCGGCTTTGCGCACTTCGTCCAACACGTAGCGTGCGGCGCTGTAGCCAGCCTTTTCATCGCCGTTGACGAGGATCGTCGCCTCGTCACCCGCGCT belongs to Opitutaceae bacterium and includes:
- a CDS encoding biopolymer transporter ExbD; this translates as MAGGGAAQAQDGKKKARIEIIPLIDVVFFLLATFVLFTLSLNKISSLPVNLPVAAPPDPNAVNEDPVVIQVTDGDSVYWNKEAIGMTEVLPRLIQYKSSAKDARVLLSGDDRANFGALVEALDKVRQAGIDKVSIETIYRASGR
- a CDS encoding energy transducer TonB, which translates into the protein MKRDLIIGFIVSLLIHGGIGFGGEFFKPGKKKVVEDEGDEMVLSFQPPPEIEPEEIESDIANESNQQVETSSFAPPSLVDAPQAVTFDSFTQTLQPPPPPNVNISKTMSVPKGPPATGAVARNMADVFNVKDLDQQPQDRPGQAKPTYPYDLKRSGITGSVNVEFIIDQNGTVIDAWPTKSTHREFEQPAVQAVLKWKFRPGKKGGKAVKVRAARAIQFNLGDD